A window from Pseudomonas sp. Tri1 encodes these proteins:
- a CDS encoding NAD(P)/FAD-dependent oxidoreductase yields the protein MPVETLHIDTLVVGAGQAGVAMSEHLSRQGVPHLVVERNRIAEAWRTARWDSLVANGPAWHDRFPGLEFEGLDPDAFAGKDQVADYFEAYARKFNAPIRTGVEVNSVERNVGRPGFTIETSDGLIEAIHVVVATGPFQRPVIPPIAPEMATVAQIHSAEYRNPQQLPEGAVLVVGAGSSGVQIADELQRAGKQVYLSVGAHDRPPRAYRNRDFCWWLGVLGEWDAEVVQPGKEHVTIAVSGARGGHTVDFRRLAHEGITLVGLTKSFNGSVVTFESNLAENIARGDENYLALLDAADAYIARNGLDLPLEPEARQLLPDPHCLTQPILQLDLAAAGVTSIIWATGYSVDYSWLKVDALNAHGKPRHQRGVSSESGLYFVGLPWLSRRGSAFIWGVWHDARHIADHIVKQRTYLAYRDAAQRQNENPREQAAPSDSPSQKTSLMGVR from the coding sequence ATGCCCGTTGAAACCTTACACATAGATACGCTTGTTGTCGGTGCCGGTCAGGCCGGTGTGGCCATGAGCGAGCACTTGAGCCGACAAGGTGTGCCTCACCTGGTCGTGGAGCGCAACCGGATTGCCGAGGCCTGGCGCACTGCGCGTTGGGATTCGCTGGTCGCCAACGGCCCGGCCTGGCATGACCGTTTTCCTGGCTTGGAATTCGAGGGGCTTGACCCCGATGCCTTCGCCGGCAAGGACCAGGTTGCCGATTACTTCGAAGCCTATGCCCGCAAGTTCAATGCGCCGATCCGTACCGGCGTGGAGGTCAACAGCGTCGAGCGCAACGTCGGCCGCCCGGGGTTCACCATTGAAACCTCTGATGGCCTGATCGAGGCCATTCATGTGGTCGTGGCCACCGGGCCATTCCAACGGCCGGTGATTCCGCCGATCGCCCCCGAGATGGCCACGGTCGCCCAGATTCACTCCGCCGAGTATCGCAATCCACAGCAGTTGCCCGAGGGGGCGGTGCTGGTGGTGGGCGCCGGGTCGTCGGGGGTGCAGATCGCCGATGAGTTGCAGCGCGCCGGCAAGCAAGTCTACCTCTCGGTGGGCGCCCATGATCGGCCGCCACGGGCCTATCGCAACCGCGATTTCTGCTGGTGGCTGGGGGTGCTCGGCGAGTGGGATGCCGAGGTTGTCCAGCCCGGCAAGGAACACGTGACCATTGCCGTGAGCGGCGCCCGTGGTGGCCATACCGTGGATTTTCGTCGGCTGGCCCATGAGGGCATCACCTTGGTGGGCCTGACGAAATCGTTCAACGGCAGCGTGGTGACCTTTGAATCGAACCTGGCCGAAAACATCGCTCGCGGCGACGAAAACTACCTGGCGCTGCTGGATGCCGCTGATGCCTATATCGCTCGCAACGGCCTGGATCTGCCCCTCGAGCCCGAGGCCCGCCAGCTGCTGCCCGACCCGCACTGCCTGACGCAGCCGATCCTGCAGTTGGATCTGGCCGCCGCTGGGGTGACCAGCATTATTTGGGCCACCGGTTACTCGGTGGATTACAGCTGGCTGAAGGTCGACGCGCTCAACGCCCACGGTAAACCCCGGCATCAGCGCGGAGTTTCGAGCGAGTCGGGCCTGTATTTCGTGGGGCTGCCATGGCTGTCACGGCGCGGCTCGGCGTTCATCTGGGGCGTGTGGCATGACGCTCGGCATATCGCTGACCACATCGTCAAGCAGCGTACCTATCTGGCCTATCGGGATGCTGCCCAGCGCCAGAACGAGAATCCGCGGGAGCAAGCAGCCCCCAGCGATTCGCCCAGCCAGAAGACCAGCCTCATGGGAGTCCGTTGA
- a CDS encoding ABC transporter substrate-binding protein yields the protein MSRSLRCNIACALALLSTSVLAAPQSLTVISFGGATKQAQDKAYFQPFNASGAGSIVAGEYNGELSKIKAMVAAGHTSWDVVEVESPELLRGCEEGLFEKLDQTALGDPANFVPGALTECGVATYVWSMVLAYDQSKLAKAPKSWADFWNVADYPGKRGLRKGAKYTLEIALLADGVKAQDLYKVLNTPQGVSRAFAKLDQIKPNIQWWEAGAQPAQWLVAGDVAMSAAYNGRIASAQKEGMKLSIVWPQSLYDPEYWAVVKGTPNKALAERFIAFASQPQTQKVFSENIPYGPVHRKTLALLPTAVQEQLPTAEANLAEARAVDAEFWVDHGEELEQRFNAWAAR from the coding sequence ATGTCCAGATCCTTGCGTTGCAATATTGCGTGTGCACTGGCGTTGTTGAGTACCAGCGTCCTGGCCGCGCCCCAGAGCTTGACCGTGATTTCCTTTGGCGGCGCCACCAAGCAGGCCCAGGACAAGGCCTACTTCCAACCCTTCAACGCCAGCGGTGCGGGAAGCATCGTGGCCGGCGAATACAACGGTGAACTATCGAAGATCAAGGCCATGGTCGCGGCTGGTCACACCAGTTGGGATGTGGTCGAAGTGGAAAGCCCCGAGCTGCTGCGTGGTTGCGAGGAGGGCTTGTTTGAAAAGCTCGACCAGACGGCCCTGGGCGACCCGGCGAATTTTGTCCCGGGGGCACTCACCGAATGTGGCGTGGCCACCTATGTGTGGTCGATGGTCCTGGCCTATGACCAGAGCAAGCTCGCCAAGGCGCCCAAGTCCTGGGCGGACTTCTGGAATGTGGCCGATTACCCGGGCAAGCGCGGCTTGCGTAAAGGGGCCAAGTACACCTTGGAAATCGCCTTGCTGGCCGATGGGGTCAAGGCCCAGGACTTGTACAAGGTGTTGAACACACCGCAGGGCGTGTCCCGGGCCTTCGCCAAGCTGGACCAGATCAAGCCGAACATCCAATGGTGGGAGGCTGGTGCCCAACCGGCGCAGTGGCTGGTAGCTGGGGACGTGGCGATGAGTGCAGCCTACAACGGCCGCATCGCCTCGGCACAAAAGGAAGGTATGAAGCTGAGCATCGTCTGGCCGCAGAGTTTGTATGACCCGGAGTACTGGGCCGTGGTCAAGGGCACGCCGAACAAGGCCTTGGCCGAGCGGTTCATTGCCTTTGCCAGCCAGCCACAGACGCAGAAGGTGTTCTCGGAAAACATCCCCTATGGGCCGGTGCATCGCAAGACCCTCGCGTTGTTGCCCACAGCGGTGCAGGAGCAGTTGCCTACCGCCGAGGCCAACCTGGCTGAAGCCCGGGCCGTGGATGCCGAGTTCTGGGTCGACCATGGCGAGGAGCTTGAGCAACGCTTCAACGCCTGGGCGGCTCGCTAG
- a CDS encoding pirin family protein — protein MNSIVAAPPRAIVHRTSGRSHGPITRLMSPGDLGQLCKPFVFLDRFAFKADAMQRGFGMHPHSGIATLTYMIEGEVVYEDTTGQSGTLPSGGMEWMQAGHGVWHDARPVGGAPIQGFQLWVALPPAQENAPAHSVYLAPRDLPREGPALVLLGQHGAARSSVASPAGMNYLAVQLKDQERWRYTPPAGHTVAWLAVSSGSLSAGGNVDAGEMVVFQESGQAIDIVARGATSFVLGSAVKHPHDLVMGHYSVHTSKAALEKGEKEIQRIGALLQQEGRLA, from the coding sequence ATGAACAGCATCGTCGCAGCACCGCCACGCGCCATCGTCCATCGCACCTCTGGCCGCAGCCACGGGCCGATCACCCGGCTCATGAGCCCCGGTGACCTGGGCCAGCTGTGCAAGCCCTTCGTGTTTCTCGATCGCTTCGCGTTCAAGGCCGACGCCATGCAACGAGGTTTCGGCATGCACCCACACTCCGGGATCGCGACGCTGACCTACATGATTGAAGGCGAAGTGGTCTACGAAGACACCACCGGCCAGTCAGGCACGTTGCCCAGTGGCGGCATGGAGTGGATGCAAGCCGGCCACGGCGTGTGGCACGACGCCCGGCCAGTCGGTGGCGCGCCGATCCAAGGTTTCCAGCTCTGGGTTGCGCTGCCGCCTGCGCAAGAGAATGCCCCGGCCCATAGCGTCTATCTGGCGCCCCGCGACCTTCCCCGCGAAGGCCCGGCACTGGTGTTGCTCGGCCAACACGGCGCGGCCCGTAGCAGCGTTGCCTCCCCAGCGGGCATGAACTACCTCGCCGTGCAGTTGAAAGACCAGGAGCGCTGGCGTTACACCCCACCGGCCGGGCACACCGTCGCCTGGCTGGCGGTCAGCAGCGGCAGCCTCAGCGCTGGCGGCAACGTCGATGCCGGGGAAATGGTGGTGTTCCAAGAGTCCGGCCAGGCCATCGACATCGTTGCCCGGGGCGCGACCTCATTCGTGCTCGGCTCGGCGGTCAAGCATCCCCACGACCTGGTGATGGGGCACTACTCGGTGCACACCAGCAAGGCCGCGCTGGAGAAAGGTGAGAAAGAAATCCAGCGCATCGGCGCCCTTTTGCAACAAGAGGGCCGGCTGGCTTAG
- a CDS encoding NAD(P)/FAD-dependent oxidoreductase: protein MKQQILVIGAGFGGLWSALSAARLLDQHDRNDVQITVLAPQAELRIRPRFYEPDVHTMMAPLDGLFDAVGVKFVQGSASTIDVDSKRVGYVDVFGTEGTLGYDRLVLAAGSKLFRPDLKGMLEHAFDVDEIEQATRLEAHIKSLKHLPDSPARNTVVVAGGGFTGIETATEMPARLRAVLGEDANIRVVVVDRGPQIGASLGDGIRPSIIEASAHLGIEWILNASVESVDAGGVTLSDGQRIESSTVIWTVGFRASPLTQQVPGTRDQQGRLHVDGHLKVLGQNDIFATGDVAYAATDTVGNYAAMSCQHAIALGRYAGNNVAADLLGVAPMTYSQPKYVTCLDLGAWGAVYTEGWDRQLKLVGQEAKDLKTQINTVWIYPPAADRAAALAAADPLIPVA from the coding sequence ATGAAACAGCAAATTCTGGTTATTGGTGCAGGTTTCGGCGGGCTGTGGAGCGCACTGAGCGCGGCCCGCCTGCTGGACCAGCATGATCGTAATGACGTGCAGATTACTGTCCTGGCGCCCCAGGCGGAATTGCGGATCCGGCCGCGTTTCTATGAGCCGGACGTCCACACCATGATGGCTCCGCTGGACGGACTGTTCGACGCGGTCGGCGTAAAATTCGTCCAGGGCTCGGCGAGCACTATCGACGTTGACAGCAAACGGGTCGGCTACGTGGATGTATTCGGTACCGAGGGCACCCTGGGCTACGACCGCTTGGTACTGGCGGCGGGCAGCAAACTGTTTCGCCCCGATCTCAAAGGCATGCTGGAACATGCCTTCGATGTCGATGAGATCGAGCAGGCCACGCGCCTCGAAGCCCATATCAAGTCGCTCAAGCACCTGCCGGACAGCCCAGCCCGTAACACTGTGGTGGTGGCCGGCGGTGGCTTCACCGGAATCGAAACCGCCACCGAAATGCCCGCCCGCCTGCGCGCCGTCCTGGGCGAGGACGCGAACATCCGGGTCGTCGTGGTGGATCGCGGGCCGCAGATCGGTGCATCGTTGGGCGACGGCATTCGCCCGTCCATTATCGAAGCCTCCGCTCACCTGGGCATCGAGTGGATCCTCAATGCTTCGGTTGAATCGGTGGATGCCGGCGGCGTCACCCTCTCGGATGGCCAACGCATCGAGTCCAGTACCGTGATCTGGACCGTGGGCTTCCGCGCCAGTCCGTTGACCCAACAGGTTCCCGGCACCCGCGACCAGCAGGGTCGCCTGCACGTCGACGGACATCTGAAAGTCTTGGGACAAAACGACATATTCGCCACCGGTGACGTGGCGTATGCCGCCACCGATACGGTCGGTAATTACGCGGCGATGTCCTGCCAACACGCCATCGCCCTGGGACGCTACGCCGGTAACAACGTCGCGGCCGACCTGCTGGGCGTGGCGCCGATGACCTACAGCCAACCCAAGTACGTGACCTGCCTGGACCTGGGCGCCTGGGGTGCGGTGTATACCGAAGGTTGGGATCGCCAGCTCAAGCTGGTCGGGCAGGAAGCCAAGGATCTCAAGACCCAGATCAACACCGTGTGGATCTACCCGCCCGCCGCTGACCGCGCAGCCGCCCTGGCAGCGGCAGATCCGTTGATTCCAGTGGCCTGA
- a CDS encoding DUF1028 domain-containing protein, translated as MTFSIVGRCAETGQLGVAISSSSIAVGARCPWLRAGVGAVSSQNITLPALGPLILDELASGLVAQEAVDRALARNGYSQYRQVAVVDAHGHTAIFSGSHALGTHNALAGEQCVAAGNLLASAGVIEAMVAAFEHSEGCLASRLLSALQAGQQAGGEAGAVHSAALSVVDDLTWPIVDLRVDWAEENPIGELTKLWLAYQPQLQDYLTRALDPTQAPSYGVPGDE; from the coding sequence ATGACTTTTTCCATCGTCGGGCGCTGCGCTGAAACCGGTCAGTTGGGTGTCGCTATCAGCTCCTCGAGCATTGCCGTCGGCGCCCGTTGCCCCTGGTTGCGGGCGGGCGTCGGCGCCGTGTCGAGCCAGAACATTACGCTGCCGGCCCTTGGCCCGTTGATCCTCGACGAGCTGGCCAGCGGGCTGGTGGCACAAGAGGCCGTGGACCGCGCTCTGGCGCGCAATGGCTACAGCCAGTATCGCCAGGTGGCAGTGGTCGATGCCCATGGACACACGGCGATTTTCAGTGGCAGCCATGCCTTGGGCACCCACAACGCGCTGGCCGGTGAGCAGTGCGTGGCCGCCGGCAATCTATTGGCCAGTGCAGGCGTGATCGAGGCCATGGTCGCGGCTTTCGAGCACAGCGAAGGCTGCCTGGCCTCACGCTTGTTGAGTGCGTTGCAGGCCGGGCAGCAGGCCGGTGGCGAAGCCGGGGCGGTGCATTCGGCGGCGCTGTCGGTGGTGGATGACCTGACCTGGCCCATCGTCGATCTGCGAGTGGACTGGGCCGAGGAAAATCCCATCGGTGAGTTGACGAAACTCTGGCTGGCCTATCAGCCGCAATTGCAGGATTACCTGACCCGTGCCCTCGACCCGACCCAGGCCCCCAGCTATGGAGTGCCGGGCGATGAGTGA
- a CDS encoding RidA family protein: protein MPTHTRIRMFNTKDTYPNQTLDNDLCQAVRAGNTVYVRGQVGTDFNGQLVGLGDPRAQAEQAMRNVKQLLEEAGSDLSHIVKTTTYLIDPRYREPVYQEVGKWLKGVFPISTGLVVSALGQPQWLMEIDVIAVIPE from the coding sequence ATGCCTACTCACACACGCATCCGCATGTTCAATACCAAAGACACCTACCCGAACCAGACCCTGGACAACGACTTGTGCCAGGCCGTGCGCGCAGGCAACACCGTCTATGTGCGCGGGCAGGTCGGTACGGACTTCAATGGTCAGTTGGTGGGCCTTGGCGATCCTCGTGCGCAGGCCGAGCAGGCCATGCGCAACGTCAAGCAATTGCTGGAAGAAGCCGGCAGCGACCTCAGCCATATCGTCAAGACCACCACCTACCTGATCGACCCACGCTACCGCGAACCGGTGTACCAAGAGGTCGGTAAATGGCTCAAGGGCGTGTTCCCGATTTCCACCGGATTGGTGGTCAGCGCCCTCGGCCAGCCGCAGTGGCTGATGGAAATCGACGTGATCGCGGTGATCCCCGAATAA
- the argE gene encoding acetylornithine deacetylase, translated as MSELRSRALLARLVGFATVSRESNLALIEFVRGYLRDLGVACELIYNPERTKANLLASIGPSVPGGVVLSGHTDVVPVDGQAWTVDPFCLSEAGGRLYGRGTADMKGYLASVLAAVPQFLASPLRRPLHLAFSYDEEVGCLGVRSLLEVLVQRIPQPALCLIGEPTQLQPVLGHKGKLAMRCYVKGAACHSAYAPYGVNAIEQAARLMGRLGEIGAALADPSLHDARFDPAYSTVQVGVIQGGTALNIVPADCRFDFEVRALPDFAPQVVAEQLQDFAEQTLLPPMRAVQGDTSIRFEQLSAYPGLATSPDSAAAQLIARLCGSDAFSTVAFGTEGGLFHQAGVPTVVCGPGSMDQGHKPDEYVNVEQMAACDRLMDRLASYLCEPNDC; from the coding sequence ATGAGTGAACTGCGCAGCCGCGCGTTACTCGCCCGTCTGGTGGGCTTTGCCACGGTCAGTCGCGAGTCGAACCTGGCGCTGATCGAATTCGTGCGTGGCTACCTGCGCGACCTGGGGGTGGCGTGCGAGCTGATCTACAACCCCGAGCGGACCAAGGCCAACCTGTTGGCGAGTATCGGCCCGTCGGTGCCCGGTGGCGTGGTGTTATCCGGGCATACCGATGTGGTGCCGGTGGATGGACAAGCCTGGACGGTCGATCCGTTTTGCCTGAGCGAGGCGGGCGGCAGGTTGTACGGCCGGGGGACGGCGGACATGAAGGGCTATCTGGCCTCGGTGCTGGCGGCGGTGCCGCAGTTCCTGGCCAGCCCGCTTCGTCGTCCGCTGCACTTGGCGTTCTCCTATGACGAAGAGGTCGGTTGCCTGGGCGTGCGCAGTCTGCTGGAGGTGCTGGTGCAGCGCATTCCCCAGCCAGCGCTGTGCCTGATCGGCGAGCCGACCCAACTCCAACCGGTGCTGGGCCACAAGGGCAAGCTGGCGATGCGTTGCTACGTCAAAGGCGCGGCCTGTCATTCGGCCTACGCACCTTACGGCGTGAATGCCATCGAGCAGGCGGCGCGCCTGATGGGCCGGTTGGGGGAGATCGGCGCAGCGCTGGCCGACCCTTCGTTGCATGACGCGCGTTTCGACCCGGCCTATTCGACGGTGCAGGTCGGCGTGATCCAGGGCGGTACGGCGCTGAACATCGTCCCGGCCGATTGCCGCTTCGATTTCGAAGTGCGCGCCTTGCCGGATTTCGCCCCGCAAGTGGTGGCCGAGCAATTGCAGGATTTTGCCGAACAGACGCTGCTGCCGCCGATGCGTGCGGTGCAAGGCGACACCTCGATCCGTTTTGAACAGCTGTCCGCCTACCCTGGCCTGGCGACTTCCCCTGACAGCGCCGCCGCGCAACTGATTGCCCGTCTGTGCGGCAGCGATGCGTTCAGCACCGTCGCGTTTGGCACCGAAGGCGGTTTGTTTCATCAGGCCGGCGTGCCAACGGTGGTGTGTGGCCCCGGCAGCATGGACCAGGGGCACAAGCCCGACGAATACGTGAATGTTGAACAAATGGCCGCCTGCGACCGCTTGATGGATCGGCTGGCGAGCTATCTCTGTGAACCCAATGATTGCTGA
- a CDS encoding alkene reductase, with product MTNIGLDLLLSRAQVGKLSLKNRMIMAPMTRSRAGAGDVATPLMVEYYSQRASAGLIISEGSQVSAQGKGYLRTPGIFTPEQIAGWKQVTDAVHAQGGQIFLQLWHVGRLSHPLVQVNGAQPVAPSAIKADGEIYTAEGLKPYELPRALDLDEIPGVVADFRQAAANAKLAGFDGVEIHGANGYLIDQFLRDGTNQRTDVYGGSIENRARFLKEVVESVIEVFGASRVGVRLSPIFSYFSMSDSNPQATFEYAARMLSRYGLAYLHIVELGQGPFDFLELKRRFGGPYIANGGYSAERAAAAISRGEADLVAFGTPFLANPDLVERFKLGKALNSPDTATFYQGDEQGYTDYPTLAETQTQQ from the coding sequence ATGACCAACATCGGTCTCGATCTTCTGCTGTCCCGTGCTCAAGTCGGCAAGCTGTCCTTGAAAAACCGCATGATCATGGCACCCATGACCCGCAGCCGTGCAGGCGCGGGTGATGTGGCCACGCCCCTGATGGTCGAGTACTACAGCCAGCGGGCCAGTGCTGGCCTGATCATCAGCGAAGGCTCCCAGGTATCGGCGCAGGGCAAGGGTTACCTGCGCACACCAGGGATCTTTACTCCCGAACAAATTGCCGGTTGGAAACAAGTGACCGACGCGGTTCACGCCCAAGGCGGACAAATCTTCCTGCAGCTCTGGCATGTAGGTCGTCTTTCCCATCCGTTGGTGCAGGTTAACGGCGCCCAGCCCGTGGCCCCTTCGGCGATCAAGGCCGACGGTGAGATCTATACCGCCGAAGGCCTCAAGCCCTACGAACTGCCCCGGGCGTTGGACCTCGATGAAATTCCAGGCGTGGTCGCCGATTTTCGCCAAGCGGCGGCCAACGCGAAGCTGGCCGGTTTCGACGGCGTGGAAATTCATGGCGCCAACGGCTACCTGATCGACCAGTTCCTGCGTGACGGCACCAACCAACGTACCGACGTCTACGGCGGCTCGATCGAGAACCGCGCGCGTTTCCTCAAGGAAGTGGTCGAATCGGTGATCGAAGTCTTCGGCGCCAGCCGTGTTGGCGTGCGCCTGTCGCCGATCTTCAGTTATTTCTCGATGAGCGACAGCAATCCGCAAGCAACTTTCGAATACGCCGCCAGGATGCTCAGCCGTTACGGTCTGGCCTACCTGCACATCGTGGAGCTGGGCCAAGGCCCGTTCGACTTCCTGGAACTCAAGCGCCGCTTTGGCGGGCCCTACATTGCCAACGGCGGCTACAGCGCCGAACGCGCGGCCGCTGCCATCAGCCGTGGCGAAGCGGACCTGGTGGCGTTCGGCACACCGTTCCTGGCCAACCCGGACCTGGTGGAGCGTTTCAAACTGGGCAAGGCACTGAATAGCCCTGACACGGCGACGTTCTACCAGGGTGACGAACAGGGTTATACGGATTATCCGACGTTGGCCGAAACCCAGACACAACAATGA
- a CDS encoding LysR substrate-binding domain-containing protein: protein MASYSLRQLKYFVTTVECGSVAEASRKLYIAQPSIATAVKGLEDSFGVQLLIRHHAQGVSLTPGGARFYRKAQELLRMAREFEQNALADNDVVSGQIDIGCFETVAPLYLPRLIAGFRERFPGVEIRVQDGEQQELVQGLTGGRFDLAIFYEHDLDSTIETEALTAPQRPYALLPAGHRFANQAQVSLRDLALEPMILLDVQPSRTYFVSIFEELGLTPNIVFSSPSIEMVRGMVGQSFGFAVLVTRPHSTCTYDGQQVVCVNIAEDVTGSALVAGWLKRAHLTKPAQLFVDYCKEQFRQWLA, encoded by the coding sequence GTGGCGTCCTATTCCCTGCGTCAGCTGAAGTATTTCGTCACTACCGTCGAGTGTGGCAGCGTCGCGGAAGCGTCCCGCAAGCTGTACATCGCCCAACCGTCGATTGCCACGGCCGTCAAGGGGCTGGAGGACAGCTTCGGCGTGCAACTGCTCATCCGCCATCACGCCCAAGGCGTGTCGCTGACCCCGGGCGGTGCTCGCTTCTACCGCAAGGCCCAGGAGCTGTTGCGCATGGCCCGGGAGTTCGAGCAGAACGCGCTGGCCGATAACGATGTGGTCAGCGGCCAGATCGACATCGGCTGCTTTGAAACGGTCGCCCCGCTTTACCTGCCACGGCTGATCGCCGGTTTCCGTGAGCGTTTTCCCGGGGTGGAGATCCGCGTGCAGGACGGCGAGCAGCAGGAACTGGTGCAAGGCTTGACGGGGGGACGTTTCGACCTGGCGATTTTCTATGAGCACGACCTGGACAGCACCATCGAGACCGAAGCATTGACCGCCCCACAGCGACCCTATGCGTTGCTGCCGGCAGGGCATCGTTTCGCCAACCAGGCGCAAGTGTCGCTGCGCGACCTGGCGTTGGAGCCGATGATCCTGCTGGATGTGCAGCCCAGCCGGACCTATTTCGTGAGCATCTTCGAGGAATTGGGCCTGACACCGAACATCGTCTTCAGCTCGCCGTCCATCGAGATGGTGCGTGGCATGGTCGGCCAGTCCTTCGGCTTTGCGGTGCTGGTCACCCGGCCGCATTCCACCTGCACCTACGATGGGCAGCAAGTGGTCTGCGTCAACATCGCCGAAGACGTGACCGGCTCGGCGTTGGTGGCCGGATGGCTCAAACGCGCGCACCTGACCAAACCGGCGCAGTTGTTCGTGGATTACTGCAAGGAACAGTTCAGGCAATGGCTGGCCTGA
- a CDS encoding nuclear transport factor 2 family protein, producing the protein MSAYLQRFAQAFAELDARRLAELDELYSVDIHFQDPLHRIEGLTALREYFAQLYASASDVRYDFHSFDEVAPGEGYLRWTLHFRHPRLAGGAPVALSGCSHLRWTDRVYHHQDFFDAGALLYEHLPLLGPVIRWLKRRLA; encoded by the coding sequence ATGTCCGCCTATCTCCAACGTTTCGCCCAGGCTTTTGCCGAACTGGACGCCCGACGCCTGGCCGAGCTCGATGAGCTCTACAGCGTCGACATCCATTTCCAAGACCCCTTGCACCGGATCGAAGGCCTGACGGCCCTGCGTGAGTACTTTGCGCAGTTGTATGCCAGTGCCAGTGACGTGCGCTACGATTTCCACTCGTTCGATGAGGTCGCTCCCGGCGAAGGCTATTTGCGCTGGACCTTGCACTTTCGGCACCCACGCCTGGCGGGCGGAGCCCCCGTGGCATTGTCGGGTTGCAGCCATTTGCGCTGGACCGACCGGGTCTACCACCACCAGGACTTCTTTGACGCCGGTGCCCTGCTCTACGAACACTTACCGTTATTGGGGCCGGTGATCCGCTGGCTCAAGCGCAGGCTGGCATGA
- a CDS encoding LysR family transcriptional regulator, producing MPDLNDIALFVQVVRSGSFAEAARRLGMPSNTVSRRVQQLEAQLGTRLLQRSTRKLTLTHVGQGFYERCVNAVDGLMEAGQELMMGTEEPSGLVRIAAMADFFDFFPMEWVADFLAAHPRVQLDFVLSDARVDLIADRIDVAFRGGPLQDSGYVGRQLLKNDGDGMVASPAYLAARGTPASLQDLAHHDSVSFAHPSGMTHWRLVGPDGVEEHVQIASRFNANTAQALRRATVAGLGIAVLPSALSSLDLEAGRLVRVLPQYQRAGFGLNVLYPSRRQLPLAVSAFIGLVMEKLELKAFPAQLKQTCQ from the coding sequence ATGCCCGATCTCAACGACATTGCGCTGTTTGTCCAAGTGGTCCGCAGCGGCAGTTTTGCCGAAGCGGCCAGGCGCCTGGGCATGCCATCCAACACCGTGAGCCGGCGTGTCCAGCAGTTGGAGGCACAGCTCGGCACGCGGCTTCTGCAACGCTCCACCCGTAAACTCACGTTGACCCATGTGGGCCAAGGGTTTTATGAGCGCTGCGTGAACGCAGTGGACGGTCTGATGGAGGCGGGACAGGAATTGATGATGGGCACCGAGGAACCCAGCGGTCTGGTGCGCATTGCGGCGATGGCGGATTTTTTCGATTTCTTCCCCATGGAATGGGTGGCCGACTTTTTGGCCGCACATCCTCGGGTGCAACTTGATTTCGTGCTCAGCGACGCTCGTGTCGACCTGATTGCCGATCGCATCGACGTCGCTTTTCGCGGCGGTCCCTTGCAGGACTCGGGGTATGTTGGTCGTCAACTCCTCAAGAACGACGGTGACGGCATGGTCGCCAGCCCGGCCTACCTAGCGGCACGCGGTACGCCGGCTTCACTGCAGGACCTGGCTCACCACGACAGCGTGAGCTTCGCCCACCCCAGCGGCATGACCCATTGGCGATTGGTCGGCCCGGATGGTGTCGAGGAACACGTGCAGATCGCCAGCCGATTCAATGCCAACACTGCCCAAGCGTTGCGCAGGGCAACCGTCGCCGGCCTGGGCATCGCCGTGCTGCCGTCGGCGCTGAGCAGCCTCGACCTGGAGGCCGGCAGGTTGGTGCGCGTGCTACCGCAATACCAACGCGCCGGTTTTGGCCTGAATGTGCTTTACCCGAGTCGACGCCAGTTGCCGCTGGCGGTCTCGGCATTCATTGGGTTGGTGATGGAGAAGCTTGAGCTCAAGGCGTTTCCGGCGCAGTTGAAACAGACCTGTCAGTAA